The following proteins come from a genomic window of Salvia hispanica cultivar TCC Black 2014 chromosome 4, UniMelb_Shisp_WGS_1.0, whole genome shotgun sequence:
- the LOC125224314 gene encoding probable cyclic nucleotide-gated ion channel 20, chloroplastic isoform X1 — translation MDASSRDEAPMLPATYLQSDNGGSSTRRGISSRTRSVSMPFATESPHPSEHQQNLVCFTGPLRTAKQNSQVQMSGPLYPNRNNELIFRPPQTAAEPENQARNDDGDYVGKNENLLSSGQLGKCSDPYCTACSIYYGQQNLSRTTEMFDAEYRNMLYGDAQSWAKRIRSCFLSYIPGVIDPHAKLVQWWKKFFVICCIVASFLDPFFFFLFFVRKDYNCVELIWPKTREFLILRTIIDCVYFMHILLQFRLAYVAPETRVAGSGDLVDDPKMIAWNYFTTYFLVDLVVVLPMPQIILIFVLPHSDLSPGIGILKFVLPLAILVQYIPRLCRFLPLVAGFSPTGFIFESDWANFLMNLLTYILASHVVGSCWYFLSIQRVNKCFEDACHGGNKTSNCTKFISCNHGYEKRFTPMPDWNDWKNNENASVCFMKDSFDFGIFEAAVNLTTHREIFDRYLYSLFWGFQQISTLAGNQEPSYMPLEVVFTMIIIGIGLLLFALLIGNIQTILQELGRRRLEKSLRGREVEQWMNHLRLPDNLRSQVRAAERFNWATGRGLNKDAMIENFPEDLQRNIRRHLFKLVKKLRIFQLLDEPVIDAIQEKLKTKSYITGSEILYPGGLVDKIVFIIRGKMKSTGEDGNGSILSEGDVCGEELLTWCLEHSSVSKDGTSTRLTRPRLLSNRQITCLTNVEAFVLRAADFEEVVGLFTRYLKNPRIQSAIRYASRYWRARAARQIQIAWRHRRKQTNQVDSSRVSSSR, via the exons ATGGATGCTTCATCGAGAGATGAAGCACCTATGCTGCCAGCTACATATTTACAGTCTGATAATGGTGGCTCCTCTACAAGAAGGGGGATTTCTAGTAGGACGAGGAGCGTGTCAATGCCTTTCGCTACGGAGTCTCCACATCCATCCGAACACCAGCAAAATCTAGTTTGTTTCACTGGCCCTTTGAGGACTGCGAAGCAAAATTCTCAAGTACAGATGAGTGGTCCATTATATCCTAACCGGAACAACGAGCTCATCTTTAGGCCTCCTCAGACAGCTGCTGAGCCTGAGAATCAGGCCAGGAATGATGATGGGGACTACGTGGGGAAGAATGAGAACCTCTTGAGCTCTGGGCAGCTCGGAAAGTGCAGTGATCCCTACTGCACAGCTTGTTCCATCTATTATGGGCAGCAGAATCTGTCAAGGACCACAGAGATGTTTGATGCTGAG TATCGCAATATGCTCTATGGCGATGCACAAAGTTGGGCAAAGAGAATTCGTTCGTGTTTTCTTTCTTACATTCCTGGGGTTATTGATCCTCATGCAAAACTCGTTCAATGGTGGAAAAAGTTCTTTGTTATCTGTTGCATTGTTGCGTCATTTCTcgatccatttttctttttcctattttttgtgCGCAAG GATTACAACTGCGTCGAATTAATTTGGCCTAAGACACGAGAATTTCTCATCTTGAGGACCATTATCGACTGCGTTTATTTCATGCATATCCTCCTTCAG TTCAGGCTAGCTTATGTTGCTCCTGAAACGAGAGTTGCAGGGTCTGGCGATTTAGTTGATGATCCTAAGATGATAGCCTGGAAttatttcacgacatactttCTTGTTGATCTAGTTGTCGTACTTCCCATGCCACAG attatattaatatttgtcttACCACACTCTGACTTGTCACCTGGAAttggaattttaaaatttgtccTTCCATTGGCAATTCTCGTTCAGTATATACCAAGGCTGTGCAGATTCTTACCTTTGGTTGCTGGTTTTTCCCCAACTGGCTTCATTTTTGAGTCAGACTGGGCAAATTTCCTCATGAATCTTCTCACGTACATTTTAGCGAGCCATGTGGTTGGCTCATGCTGGTATTTTCTTAGCATACAG AGGGTCAATAAATGCTTTGAAGATGCATGCCATGGCGGGAACAAAACCAGTAACTGTACAAAATTCATCAGCTGTAATCATGGATATGAGAAGAGGTTTACACCCATGCCGGACTGGAATGACtggaaaaataatgaaaatgcaaGTGTTTGTTTTATGAAAGACAGTTTTGACTTCGGGATATTTGAAGCTGCTGTCAATCTGACCACCCACAGGGAAATTTTTGATAGATACTTGTATTCACTGTTTTGGGGGTTCCAG CAAATTAGTACGCTAGCTGGGAATCAGGAGCCGAGCTACATGCCTCTCGAAGTAGTTTTCACCATGATCATAATAGGGATAGGTCTGCTGCTTTTCGCTCTTCTGATTGGGAATATACAGACCATTCTGCAGGAACTTGGACGCAG GAGGTTAGAAAAGTCTTTAAGAGGCCGCGAAGTTGAACAATGGATGAACCATCTTCGCTTACCTGATAATCTTCGAAG TCAAGTCCGAGCTGCAGAACGCTTCAACTGGGCAACAGGTAGGGGTTTAAACAAAGACGCGATGATAGAAAACTTCCCAGAGGACCTTCAACGAAATATTAGGCGCCATCTCTTTAAGTTAGTCAAGAAA CTACGGATTTTTCAACTTCTCGATGAACCTGTCATTGATGCTATACAAGAGAAGCTGAAGACAAAATCCTACATCACAGGCAGTGAGATACTATATCCGGGTGGTCTAGTTGataaaatagtatttataattCGTGGAAAGATGAAGAGCACGGGAGAAGATGGCAACGGTTCTATCCTGTCTGAAGGCGATGTTTGCGGAGAAGAACTACTTACCTGGTGCCTCGAACATTCTTCTGTTAGTAAAG ATGGAACGAGTACTAGATTAACACGACCCAGGCTGTTGAGCAACAGGCAGATAACTTGCTTAACAAACGTCGAAGCCTTTGTATTACGAGCTGCTGATTTTGAAGAAGTGGTGGGTCTCTTCACAAGATACTTGAAGAATCCACGCATTCAGAGCGCCATAAG GTATGCATCACGTTATTGGCGAGCACGCGCAGCTAGACAAATCCAAATAGCGTGGAGACACAGAAGGAAGCAAACAAATCAAGTTGATTCAAGTCGAGTAAGTTCCTCAAGGTGA
- the LOC125218444 gene encoding probable pectate lyase 18, protein MALSSLIQSPLILISFLLFTSLIAAMPTLQDPELVVQEVHRKLNASRRKLGFLSCNTGNPIDDCWRCDSNWEQNRQKLADCAIGFGKNAIGGRDGKIYIVTDSKDDDPVNPKPGTLRHAVIQDEPLWIIFERDMVIQLKEELIMNSFKTIDGRGASVHIANGPCITIQYVTNIIIHGVHIHDCKQGGNTKVRDSPEHFGWRTLSDGDGVSIFGGSHVWVDHCSLSNCNDGLIDAIHGSTGITISNNYMTHHNKVMLLGHSDTYLQDKGMQVTIAFNHFGEGLVQRMPRCRHGYFHVVNNDYTHWEMYAIGGSADPTINSQGNRFLAPNDRFNKQVTKHEDAPESQWKNWNWRSEGDLMLNGAFFVASGVGASSSYAKASSLGARPSSLVGPITSGSGALVCRKGSRC, encoded by the exons ATGGCACTCTCTTCACTAATCCAATCACCACTTATcctaatatcatttttattattcacatCACTCATTGCCGCCATGCCAACCCTACAAGACCCTGAGCTTGTAGTCCAAGAAGTACATAG GAAATTAAATGCTTCTAGAAGAAAGTTGGGATTCTTATCATGCAACACGGGTAACCCAATCGATGATTGCTGGCGGTGCGACTCCAACTGGGAGCAGAATCGCCAGAAGCTAGCCGACTGTGCCATAGGTTTTGGTAAGAACGCCATCGGAGGCAGGGATGGCAAGATATACATTGTGACGGACTCAAAAGACGATGATCCCGTGAACCCTAAGCCAGGGACGCTCCGCCATGCTGTGATCCAAGACGAGCCATTGTGGATCATATTCGAGCGTGACATGGTCATTCAATTGAAGGAGGAATTGATCATGAACTCATTTAAGACCATTGATGGAAGGGGCGCTAGTGTGCACATTGCAAACGGTCCATGCATCACCATACAATATGTGACCAACATCATCATCCATGGTGTTCACATACATGATTGTAAGCAAGGCGGGAACACTAAGGTGCGGGACTCCCCAGAGCACTTCGGGTGGAGGACCTTATCCGACGGTGATGGGGTGTCGATCTTTGGCGGGAGCCACGTGTGGGTTGATCATTGTTCCTTGTCTAACTGCAATGATGGGCTCATTGACGCAATCCATGGGTCCACGGGTATTACAATCTCTAATAATTATATGACTCATCATAATAAGGTCATGCTTTTAGGGCATAGTGATACATATCTCCAAGATAAGGGCATGCAAGTCACCATTGCATTCAATCACTTTGGAGAGGGGCTTGTACAAAGAATGCCAAg ATGTAGACATGGCTACTTCCATGTGGTGAACAATGACTACACTCATTGGGAGATGTATGCTATTGGAGGGAGTGCTGACCCCACAATTAATAGCCAAGGCAATAGATTTCTTGCCCCTAACGACAGATTTAACAAACAG GTTACAAAACACGAGGATGCACCCGAAAGCCAGTGGAAGAACTGGAATTGGAGATCGGAGGGAGACCTAATGCTAAATGGTGCATTTTTTGTAGCTTCGGGTGTGGGGGCCTCGTCGAGTTATGCTAAGGCGTCAAGCTTAGGTGCTCGGCCATCAAGCCTAGTGGGACCCATCACCTCTGGTTCCGGTGCTCTCGTGTGCCGGAAGGGCTCTCGCTGCTAA
- the LOC125224314 gene encoding probable cyclic nucleotide-gated ion channel 20, chloroplastic isoform X2 encodes MDASSRDEAPMLPATYLQSDNGGSSTRRGISSRTRSVSMPFATESPHPSEHQQNLVCFTGPLRTAKQNSQVQMSGPLYPNRNNELIFRPPQTAAEPENQARNDDGDYVGKNENLLSSGQLGKCSDPYCTACSIYYGQQNLSRTTEMFDAEYRNMLYGDAQSWAKRIRSCFLSYIPGVIDPHAKLVQWWKKFFVICCIVASFLDPFFFFLFFVRKDYNCVELIWPKTREFLILRTIIDCVYFMHILLQFRLAYVAPETRVAGSGDLVDDPKMIAWNYFTTYFLVDLVVVLPMPQYIPRLCRFLPLVAGFSPTGFIFESDWANFLMNLLTYILASHVVGSCWYFLSIQRVNKCFEDACHGGNKTSNCTKFISCNHGYEKRFTPMPDWNDWKNNENASVCFMKDSFDFGIFEAAVNLTTHREIFDRYLYSLFWGFQQISTLAGNQEPSYMPLEVVFTMIIIGIGLLLFALLIGNIQTILQELGRRRLEKSLRGREVEQWMNHLRLPDNLRSQVRAAERFNWATGRGLNKDAMIENFPEDLQRNIRRHLFKLVKKLRIFQLLDEPVIDAIQEKLKTKSYITGSEILYPGGLVDKIVFIIRGKMKSTGEDGNGSILSEGDVCGEELLTWCLEHSSVSKDGTSTRLTRPRLLSNRQITCLTNVEAFVLRAADFEEVVGLFTRYLKNPRIQSAIRYASRYWRARAARQIQIAWRHRRKQTNQVDSSRVSSSR; translated from the exons ATGGATGCTTCATCGAGAGATGAAGCACCTATGCTGCCAGCTACATATTTACAGTCTGATAATGGTGGCTCCTCTACAAGAAGGGGGATTTCTAGTAGGACGAGGAGCGTGTCAATGCCTTTCGCTACGGAGTCTCCACATCCATCCGAACACCAGCAAAATCTAGTTTGTTTCACTGGCCCTTTGAGGACTGCGAAGCAAAATTCTCAAGTACAGATGAGTGGTCCATTATATCCTAACCGGAACAACGAGCTCATCTTTAGGCCTCCTCAGACAGCTGCTGAGCCTGAGAATCAGGCCAGGAATGATGATGGGGACTACGTGGGGAAGAATGAGAACCTCTTGAGCTCTGGGCAGCTCGGAAAGTGCAGTGATCCCTACTGCACAGCTTGTTCCATCTATTATGGGCAGCAGAATCTGTCAAGGACCACAGAGATGTTTGATGCTGAG TATCGCAATATGCTCTATGGCGATGCACAAAGTTGGGCAAAGAGAATTCGTTCGTGTTTTCTTTCTTACATTCCTGGGGTTATTGATCCTCATGCAAAACTCGTTCAATGGTGGAAAAAGTTCTTTGTTATCTGTTGCATTGTTGCGTCATTTCTcgatccatttttctttttcctattttttgtgCGCAAG GATTACAACTGCGTCGAATTAATTTGGCCTAAGACACGAGAATTTCTCATCTTGAGGACCATTATCGACTGCGTTTATTTCATGCATATCCTCCTTCAG TTCAGGCTAGCTTATGTTGCTCCTGAAACGAGAGTTGCAGGGTCTGGCGATTTAGTTGATGATCCTAAGATGATAGCCTGGAAttatttcacgacatactttCTTGTTGATCTAGTTGTCGTACTTCCCATGCCACAG TATATACCAAGGCTGTGCAGATTCTTACCTTTGGTTGCTGGTTTTTCCCCAACTGGCTTCATTTTTGAGTCAGACTGGGCAAATTTCCTCATGAATCTTCTCACGTACATTTTAGCGAGCCATGTGGTTGGCTCATGCTGGTATTTTCTTAGCATACAG AGGGTCAATAAATGCTTTGAAGATGCATGCCATGGCGGGAACAAAACCAGTAACTGTACAAAATTCATCAGCTGTAATCATGGATATGAGAAGAGGTTTACACCCATGCCGGACTGGAATGACtggaaaaataatgaaaatgcaaGTGTTTGTTTTATGAAAGACAGTTTTGACTTCGGGATATTTGAAGCTGCTGTCAATCTGACCACCCACAGGGAAATTTTTGATAGATACTTGTATTCACTGTTTTGGGGGTTCCAG CAAATTAGTACGCTAGCTGGGAATCAGGAGCCGAGCTACATGCCTCTCGAAGTAGTTTTCACCATGATCATAATAGGGATAGGTCTGCTGCTTTTCGCTCTTCTGATTGGGAATATACAGACCATTCTGCAGGAACTTGGACGCAG GAGGTTAGAAAAGTCTTTAAGAGGCCGCGAAGTTGAACAATGGATGAACCATCTTCGCTTACCTGATAATCTTCGAAG TCAAGTCCGAGCTGCAGAACGCTTCAACTGGGCAACAGGTAGGGGTTTAAACAAAGACGCGATGATAGAAAACTTCCCAGAGGACCTTCAACGAAATATTAGGCGCCATCTCTTTAAGTTAGTCAAGAAA CTACGGATTTTTCAACTTCTCGATGAACCTGTCATTGATGCTATACAAGAGAAGCTGAAGACAAAATCCTACATCACAGGCAGTGAGATACTATATCCGGGTGGTCTAGTTGataaaatagtatttataattCGTGGAAAGATGAAGAGCACGGGAGAAGATGGCAACGGTTCTATCCTGTCTGAAGGCGATGTTTGCGGAGAAGAACTACTTACCTGGTGCCTCGAACATTCTTCTGTTAGTAAAG ATGGAACGAGTACTAGATTAACACGACCCAGGCTGTTGAGCAACAGGCAGATAACTTGCTTAACAAACGTCGAAGCCTTTGTATTACGAGCTGCTGATTTTGAAGAAGTGGTGGGTCTCTTCACAAGATACTTGAAGAATCCACGCATTCAGAGCGCCATAAG GTATGCATCACGTTATTGGCGAGCACGCGCAGCTAGACAAATCCAAATAGCGTGGAGACACAGAAGGAAGCAAACAAATCAAGTTGATTCAAGTCGAGTAAGTTCCTCAAGGTGA